One Fusobacterium ulcerans DNA segment encodes these proteins:
- a CDS encoding TolC family protein: protein MKRKILILSGLILWSLCVFSKDLDVGVIFDNNSNFSQNIKELLQKELDKDFSKTGYIPKISKVNYLGKNNLEQVLKEMSRDKELDSIFVFSSSKLGSYKELNKNKLYFFPLNFEKSQKAVPKNVSYIYGELNLDKGIKIIKEIPGVSEINIAVSNLSDNDMKKVGEKYQNSSVRINIQKATREFLEESERENVPTLLADYENSLDKYAFMGYNMNDELGKRIKASVLNYIYFKTGDGISKIEKITSPEGELFYNEEVGIQIGYSLPLSVMQEVSVINKKKVELKKLDLKSAVEIGLKNNLEILKKNQDLTTSKYDVNVSNSYRLPQLSANIDGTFLDKKSNDVVFNKAQQNSAKSYLQLSQVIYSEQLNTNVYLSKLAMESKRSDLEQQKLDIIYYISSTYLNILQLNAQLKIQESNYDLLKESLKIANINYKVGAGGVQDIYRLESSVSEAYSNIVSVKNQIRQSTIQLNTYLDLPKNQQYAFEELENISRYFVFNRNFSSFFVNSEKNDAIEQFLFEGALKNSNNLNIIENEIKGKKREYSSAGRERIIPKIEAFAQYNKDNMIEPWGKNRNYPPNGEDEYWQAGVKITLPLISGGEIHYKRKSLQSEIDSLNYTKKITESQLSQAVSQSFNEFLTNYIQTYTSKQAAEAAEKNMKIVKNLYSNGSINITDFLDAQNNALSQRLENTIKNYSLLNSILKLENLYGKSSLTMAQNEKEQLRNQLSSILKEYK from the coding sequence ATGAAAAGGAAGATTTTAATCTTATCTGGGCTCATACTTTGGAGCTTATGTGTTTTTTCGAAAGATTTGGATGTAGGAGTTATATTTGATAATAATTCAAATTTTTCTCAAAATATAAAGGAACTCCTGCAAAAAGAACTGGATAAAGATTTTTCAAAGACAGGATATATTCCTAAAATATCCAAGGTGAATTATCTTGGTAAAAATAATTTGGAGCAGGTATTAAAAGAAATGAGCAGAGATAAAGAACTGGATTCTATCTTTGTATTCAGCAGTTCAAAACTTGGGAGTTATAAGGAATTAAACAAAAATAAGCTGTATTTTTTCCCATTGAATTTTGAAAAAAGTCAAAAAGCTGTACCTAAAAATGTGAGCTATATCTATGGAGAATTAAATCTAGATAAAGGAATAAAGATAATAAAGGAAATACCGGGGGTCTCTGAAATAAATATAGCTGTATCTAATTTATCTGACAATGATATGAAGAAAGTGGGAGAAAAGTATCAAAATAGTTCTGTCAGAATAAATATTCAAAAAGCCACTAGAGAATTTTTAGAGGAATCTGAAAGAGAAAATGTTCCCACTCTTTTAGCTGATTATGAAAATTCTTTAGATAAATATGCTTTCATGGGCTACAACATGAATGATGAACTTGGAAAAAGAATTAAAGCTTCTGTACTAAACTATATTTATTTTAAAACAGGAGATGGAATCAGCAAGATAGAAAAAATAACTTCTCCAGAGGGAGAACTCTTTTACAATGAAGAGGTTGGAATACAAATTGGTTACAGTCTTCCTCTAAGCGTAATGCAAGAAGTATCAGTTATAAATAAAAAGAAAGTGGAATTAAAGAAGTTAGATTTAAAAAGTGCTGTAGAAATTGGATTGAAAAACAACCTTGAAATTCTGAAAAAGAATCAGGATCTGACAACAAGCAAATATGATGTAAATGTAAGTAATTCATATAGATTACCTCAGTTATCAGCAAATATAGACGGAACATTTCTGGATAAAAAGAGTAATGATGTGGTATTTAACAAAGCACAGCAGAACTCAGCAAAATCATATTTGCAGCTATCTCAAGTGATTTATAGTGAGCAGCTGAATACAAATGTATATCTTTCAAAATTGGCTATGGAAAGCAAGAGGTCTGATCTGGAGCAGCAGAAGCTGGATATTATTTATTACATATCTTCTACTTATCTGAATATTCTGCAATTAAATGCACAGTTGAAAATACAGGAGAGCAATTATGATCTCCTTAAAGAAAGTCTGAAAATAGCAAATATAAATTATAAAGTAGGAGCAGGGGGAGTACAGGATATCTACAGATTGGAATCAAGTGTTTCTGAAGCTTATTCAAATATCGTCTCTGTAAAAAATCAGATAAGGCAGTCAACTATCCAGTTAAATACTTATCTTGATCTTCCTAAAAATCAGCAGTACGCTTTTGAAGAGCTGGAAAATATATCAAGATATTTTGTATTCAATAGAAATTTCAGCAGTTTCTTTGTAAACAGTGAAAAAAATGATGCTATTGAGCAGTTCCTTTTTGAAGGAGCATTAAAAAACTCTAATAATCTGAATATTATAGAAAATGAGATAAAAGGAAAGAAAAGGGAATATTCATCAGCAGGAAGAGAGAGAATAATTCCTAAAATAGAAGCCTTTGCTCAATACAATAAAGACAATATGATAGAGCCATGGGGGAAAAATAGAAATTATCCACCTAATGGTGAAGATGAATATTGGCAGGCTGGTGTGAAGATAACTCTTCCTCTTATTTCAGGAGGAGAGATACACTATAAAAGAAAATCTCTTCAAAGTGAGATAGATTCATTAAACTATACTAAAAAAATAACAGAATCTCAATTATCACAGGCAGTGTCTCAATCTTTCAATGAATTTCTAACTAACTATATACAAACCTATACTTCTAAACAGGCAGCAGAAGCAGCAGAAAAAAATATGAAGATAGTAAAAAATCTTTATTCAAATGGAAGTATAAATATTACAGATTTTTTAGATGCTCAGAATAATGCATTGTCTCAACGTTTAGAAAATACAATAAAAAATTATAGTCTTCTGAACTCTATATTAAAGTTAGAAAATCTATATGGAAAATCATCTCTGACAATGGCTCAAAATGAAAAAGAGCAGTTGAGGAATCAATTATCCAGCATTTTAAAGGAGTATAAATAA
- a CDS encoding efflux RND transporter periplasmic adaptor subunit translates to MKKQILIISILALAVSACGKKEQEYKYDMAVRPVVYKIAKKTDENIPKNYVGVIKSQALSSLSFRVSGTIEKRTAQLGDHVKKGEVLAALDPTEYKVNYQKALAELEKGRAGYTEARSSYERAQALYLENSISKASYDNAVASYRSAAATMNALKNSVDLAKIQLGYTELKAPAEGTIGEVKSEVNQSVSPQTPVFILNTSGDKTVEFNVSETAVPTLKEGEKVLVTIDFIPGALITGKITNIGTVSNEFGNTYPVKAKLEDVPENVRVGMTANVLLESKEKENITVPFEAILKDSENRPYVYIITDINDEIGHADKRLVKTGEINQNGIEILDGVQSGEYIIIKGVSQIQNGQEVSLLEGVKN, encoded by the coding sequence ATGAAAAAGCAAATATTAATAATATCAATTTTAGCATTGGCAGTAAGTGCCTGTGGAAAAAAGGAACAGGAATATAAATATGACATGGCTGTAAGACCTGTTGTATATAAAATTGCAAAGAAAACTGATGAAAACATTCCTAAAAATTATGTGGGAGTGATAAAATCCCAAGCGTTATCAAGCCTTAGCTTCAGAGTATCTGGAACTATTGAAAAAAGGACAGCACAGCTTGGAGATCATGTAAAAAAAGGAGAAGTATTGGCAGCTCTTGACCCAACAGAATATAAAGTAAATTATCAAAAAGCTCTGGCAGAACTGGAAAAAGGAAGAGCAGGATATACAGAAGCAAGGTCAAGCTATGAAAGAGCACAGGCTTTATATTTAGAAAACAGTATATCAAAAGCCAGTTATGATAATGCAGTGGCTTCATACAGATCAGCAGCTGCAACAATGAATGCTTTAAAAAATAGTGTTGATCTGGCAAAAATTCAACTGGGATATACAGAGCTTAAGGCTCCAGCAGAAGGAACTATTGGAGAGGTAAAAAGTGAAGTTAATCAATCTGTAAGTCCGCAAACTCCAGTATTTATATTGAATACTTCTGGAGATAAAACAGTAGAATTTAATGTTTCTGAAACAGCAGTACCTACTTTGAAAGAGGGAGAAAAGGTACTGGTAACTATAGATTTTATTCCAGGAGCACTTATTACTGGGAAGATAACTAATATAGGAACTGTATCAAATGAATTTGGAAATACTTATCCTGTAAAGGCTAAACTGGAAGATGTTCCTGAAAATGTGAGAGTGGGAATGACTGCAAATGTACTTTTAGAGTCTAAGGAAAAAGAGAATATAACAGTTCCATTTGAAGCAATATTAAAGGATTCAGAGAACAGACCATATGTTTATATAATCACTGATATAAATGATGAAATAGGACATGCTGATAAAAGATTGGTAAAAACTGGAGAGATAAATCAAAATGGGATAGAGATACTTGATGGGGTACAATCTGGAGAATATATAATTATAAAAGGAGTTTCACAGATTCAAAATGGTCAGGAAGTTTCTCTGTTGGAAGGAGTGAAAAATTAG
- a CDS encoding efflux RND transporter permease subunit → MKLTDVALKNKVTTYLIFITLLLVGYMSYEKSEKSEDPGFTVKVALITTNWPGATSKQMADLVSKKIADQIQNIETLDYVDSKNIPGQSNVYVNIKSGNRDLVPIWQELRNRINTFVVPALPEGVQTPIINTYFGDIYGTLLTISGDSYSYEELYKTAENLKAKLLFSVPQIGRIDISGVQNEVIYVKVDNERLSQSKISMSNIIETLQNVNVIENGGDVVSDDYRIKISPTGNFKNIKDIENTIITDSNGQNAIYLKEIAKVEKTYQDPSDYMISYNGDKAITLGVSLGDKEDVLVMSKGIKSVLKDFKSKLPIGIEVGQIYYQPDLVQDKVTSFIANLVQAIVTIVIVMLLCLGLRSGLIVAALTPTSIAFTIIGLYYLGYGINQITLAGLIIALGMLVDNAVVMSENIMVLMQEGKSRMDACLESGKMLAVPLLVSSLTTIVAFSPIILNKENMGEYVGPLTIVVLLALLGSWLINQTLIPLLCYDFLKVKSGSKQNMDSKPYLIYRKVLTTLLKNKKISICATIGAFCLGLVLLGVVPKNFMPDSTDPVMSTYIRMPKGTDINRTAEVVNDLNEFIKKNYSTGEQEPLSPSLWNYITTGGTDKKYKKQGILSWGIFIGGGAPKYSTSYQPETRLPEYAYVMYNVTDYRIIKKLSSEINLYMQSKYPGIDITTKGMGSGVSLEKDLGYVFVSDNVELLKKVSKEFEEKIKTVKGIRAVSNNWGNDVPRITININQEKAKKAGLSNSVVGKTLQFILQGTNATVYRNFEAPPKSTIIPVMLKGSRSYKDDITNIETIQFMTPSGVSVPLNQIADIKVEYVPDFVYTRDMSYGIEVDAGIQDGYTPPEVNDEIIPWLTEKLKEWGPEIKYYPAGIMKTSSENEGALFQAVPTALLVMFLLVIGQFNSVKKGLSIMLVIPLSIPGIAVGLLCTNTQLGFMAIIGIISLAGVVLNHAIILVDKMTIEKDDIGRNDQDAIVFGCQSRLRPIFLTVATTLMGLMPLYFFGGPLFQPLAVVLIFGLATDTVLALGIIPVIYALFFKVDFKDYVYDGKKLEMESKE, encoded by the coding sequence ATGAAACTTACAGATGTAGCTTTAAAAAACAAAGTAACTACCTATCTGATATTTATAACTCTTCTTTTGGTGGGGTATATGTCATATGAAAAGTCAGAAAAATCAGAGGATCCGGGGTTTACAGTAAAGGTAGCTCTCATAACAACTAACTGGCCGGGGGCGACTTCTAAACAGATGGCTGATTTAGTAAGTAAAAAGATAGCAGATCAGATACAAAATATAGAAACTTTGGATTATGTAGATTCAAAAAATATACCGGGGCAGTCAAATGTTTATGTAAATATTAAAAGCGGAAACAGAGATTTAGTTCCAATCTGGCAGGAGCTGAGGAACAGAATAAATACTTTTGTTGTACCTGCTCTTCCAGAGGGAGTGCAGACACCAATAATTAATACATATTTTGGAGATATATATGGTACACTCCTCACAATAAGCGGGGATAGTTATTCCTATGAGGAACTGTATAAGACAGCTGAAAATCTGAAAGCGAAGCTTCTGTTTTCAGTGCCGCAAATAGGAAGAATAGATATAAGTGGAGTACAAAATGAAGTTATCTATGTAAAAGTGGATAATGAAAGGCTTTCACAATCTAAAATATCAATGAGCAATATAATAGAAACACTTCAAAATGTCAATGTAATAGAAAATGGAGGAGATGTAGTATCTGATGATTACAGAATAAAAATATCTCCAACAGGAAATTTTAAAAATATAAAAGATATAGAAAATACTATAATAACAGATTCAAATGGGCAAAATGCTATTTATCTGAAAGAAATAGCCAAAGTGGAAAAAACTTATCAGGATCCTTCTGATTATATGATTTCATATAATGGAGATAAAGCTATAACATTGGGAGTATCTCTTGGAGATAAAGAAGATGTCTTGGTAATGAGCAAAGGAATAAAAAGTGTTTTGAAAGACTTTAAGAGTAAACTTCCCATTGGAATAGAAGTTGGACAGATTTATTATCAGCCGGATCTGGTGCAGGATAAAGTAACTTCTTTCATAGCTAACTTGGTGCAGGCAATAGTGACAATAGTAATTGTAATGCTTCTATGTCTGGGACTTCGTTCTGGATTAATAGTAGCAGCACTGACACCAACATCTATTGCTTTCACTATAATTGGATTATACTATCTCGGCTATGGAATAAATCAGATAACACTGGCAGGTTTGATAATTGCTCTGGGAATGCTGGTAGATAACGCAGTAGTGATGTCGGAAAATATAATGGTGCTGATGCAGGAGGGGAAAAGCAGGATGGATGCCTGTCTGGAATCTGGTAAAATGCTAGCTGTTCCTCTTCTTGTAAGTTCTCTTACTACAATAGTAGCCTTTTCTCCCATTATATTAAATAAAGAGAATATGGGAGAATATGTAGGACCTCTTACAATAGTTGTACTCCTTGCACTCCTTGGTTCTTGGCTTATTAATCAGACCCTTATTCCGTTACTGTGTTATGATTTTCTGAAAGTAAAATCTGGAAGCAAGCAGAATATGGATTCCAAGCCTTATCTTATTTACAGAAAAGTTCTTACAACATTGTTGAAGAATAAAAAGATATCTATATGTGCAACCATAGGAGCTTTCTGCCTTGGACTTGTACTTTTAGGAGTAGTACCTAAAAACTTTATGCCGGATTCTACAGACCCTGTAATGTCTACATATATAAGAATGCCAAAAGGTACAGATATCAATCGTACAGCAGAAGTGGTAAATGACTTAAATGAATTTATAAAGAAAAATTACAGTACTGGGGAGCAGGAACCCCTTTCTCCTTCTTTGTGGAACTATATAACTACTGGAGGTACAGATAAAAAATATAAGAAACAGGGAATATTGAGCTGGGGAATATTTATAGGGGGAGGAGCTCCTAAATATTCTACAAGTTATCAGCCTGAAACAAGGCTTCCAGAATATGCCTATGTAATGTACAATGTCACAGACTATAGAATAATAAAAAAACTAAGTTCTGAAATTAATCTATATATGCAGAGTAAATATCCTGGAATAGATATAACTACTAAAGGTATGGGAAGCGGAGTATCTTTAGAAAAAGATTTAGGATATGTATTTGTTTCAGATAATGTAGAGCTGCTGAAAAAAGTATCAAAGGAATTTGAAGAAAAAATAAAAACAGTAAAAGGTATAAGAGCTGTAAGCAATAACTGGGGAAATGATGTTCCTAGAATAACAATAAATATAAATCAGGAAAAAGCTAAAAAAGCTGGTCTGTCAAATAGTGTAGTTGGAAAAACTCTTCAATTTATATTACAGGGAACAAATGCCACTGTATATAGAAATTTTGAAGCTCCCCCAAAAAGTACTATTATTCCTGTAATGCTTAAAGGGAGCAGATCATATAAAGATGATATTACAAATATAGAGACTATACAGTTTATGACTCCATCAGGAGTGTCAGTACCGCTTAACCAGATAGCAGATATTAAAGTGGAATATGTTCCAGACTTTGTGTATACAAGGGATATGTCATATGGAATAGAAGTAGATGCTGGAATACAAGATGGATATACTCCACCAGAAGTGAATGATGAAATAATTCCGTGGCTCACTGAAAAATTAAAGGAGTGGGGTCCAGAGATTAAATATTATCCAGCAGGTATAATGAAAACTTCTTCTGAAAATGAGGGAGCATTGTTTCAAGCTGTTCCAACAGCATTACTTGTTATGTTTTTACTGGTAATAGGACAGTTTAATTCTGTAAAAAAAGGATTGTCAATAATGCTTGTAATTCCTTTATCTATACCAGGGATAGCAGTAGGACTTTTATGTACAAATACCCAGCTTGGATTTATGGCTATTATAGGAATAATTTCACTGGCAGGGGTAGTTTTGAATCATGCTATTATTCTTGTGGATAAAATGACTATAGAAAAAGATGATATAGGAAGAAATGATCAGGATGCAATAGTGTTTGGATGTCAGTCAAGATTGAGACCAATATTTTTAACAGTTGCCACTACACTTATGGGGCTTATGCCTCTGTATTTCTTTGGAGGACCTTTGTTTCAGCCTTTGGCAGTAGTATTGATATTTGGGCTGGCAACTGATACAGTACTGGCTCTTGGAATAATTCCTGTAATATATGCACTATTCTTTAAAGTAGATTTTAAAGATTATGTCTATGATGGGAAAAAATTAGAAATGGAAAGTAAAGAATAA
- the pykF gene encoding pyruvate kinase PykF encodes MKKTKIICTIGPSSETKETLKELLKSGMNMMRLNFSHGNYEEHKEKIDNFRAAQAETGIRAALMLDIKGPKIRTTKLKDGKNVNIVAGQEFIITTDKSVIGDETIAAVTYEDIIQDVKIGEKLLIDDGLLQFSIKEIVGNKIICIALNNGELGENKGVNLPKAKVSLPAISEKDKNDLIFGCQQGVDYVAASFIRKADDVKDVRKVLDENGGKDILIISKIETQEGIDNFDEILKVSDGIMVARGDLGVEIPIEDVPIAQKMMIEKCNIVGKVVITATQMLDSMIKNPRPTRAEVNDVANAILDGTDCIMLSGESANGKYPVEAVRVMTRISEKIDPLVSKKNYFTENMTITTAVTKGTAEISESLGTKVIVVATQSGRAARDMRRYFPKAEIVAITNNEKTANQLLIVRGITPFIDGQPESLDSFFQLAEKVSVDLKLATKDDVIIANCGESIFKVGTTNSIKLIKIS; translated from the coding sequence GTGAAAAAAACAAAAATAATATGTACCATTGGACCAAGCTCTGAAACAAAAGAAACTCTAAAAGAACTTCTTAAATCAGGAATGAATATGATGAGATTGAATTTCTCTCATGGAAATTATGAAGAACACAAAGAAAAAATAGATAATTTCAGAGCAGCTCAAGCTGAAACAGGTATCAGAGCAGCTCTTATGCTTGATATTAAAGGACCTAAAATAAGAACTACTAAACTTAAAGATGGAAAAAATGTAAATATAGTGGCTGGACAGGAATTTATTATCACTACTGACAAATCTGTAATTGGTGATGAAACAATAGCAGCAGTTACTTATGAGGATATTATACAAGACGTTAAAATAGGAGAGAAACTTCTTATTGATGATGGGCTTTTACAATTCAGCATAAAAGAAATCGTTGGAAATAAAATTATATGTATAGCTTTAAATAATGGAGAGCTTGGAGAAAACAAAGGTGTCAATCTTCCAAAAGCTAAAGTAAGTCTTCCTGCTATATCTGAAAAAGATAAAAACGACCTTATTTTCGGCTGCCAGCAAGGTGTTGATTATGTAGCTGCTTCATTTATTAGAAAAGCTGATGATGTAAAAGATGTAAGAAAAGTATTAGATGAAAATGGTGGAAAAGATATTCTTATAATATCTAAAATAGAAACTCAGGAAGGAATAGACAACTTTGATGAAATATTAAAAGTTTCAGATGGTATCATGGTAGCAAGGGGAGATCTTGGAGTAGAAATTCCTATTGAAGATGTTCCTATTGCTCAAAAGATGATGATAGAAAAGTGTAATATTGTTGGTAAAGTAGTTATTACAGCCACTCAAATGCTTGATTCTATGATTAAAAATCCTAGACCTACAAGAGCAGAAGTAAATGATGTGGCTAATGCAATTCTTGATGGAACTGATTGTATCATGCTTTCTGGAGAATCTGCTAATGGTAAGTACCCAGTAGAAGCAGTTAGAGTAATGACTAGAATATCTGAAAAAATCGATCCCCTTGTTTCTAAGAAAAATTATTTTACAGAAAATATGACAATCACTACTGCTGTTACTAAGGGTACTGCTGAAATAAGTGAATCTCTTGGTACAAAAGTTATAGTTGTTGCAACTCAATCAGGAAGAGCAGCCAGAGATATGAGAAGATATTTCCCAAAAGCTGAAATTGTAGCAATTACCAATAATGAAAAAACTGCTAATCAGCTTCTTATTGTAAGAGGAATCACTCCTTTCATTGACGGACAGCCTGAAAGTCTGGATTCATTCTTCCAATTAGCAGAAAAAGTCTCTGTAGATCTGAAACTGGCTACAAAAGATGATGTTATAATTGCAAACTGTGGAGAATCTATATTTAAAGTTGGAACTACCAACTCTATCAAATTAATAAAAATATCTTAA
- a CDS encoding 5'-methylthioadenosine/S-adenosylhomocysteine nucleosidase produces the protein MKNLFKKVLLLMVLSASAVYAQVKSVTVPSHSVPKQPIIIQGPMPIEAQNLAARLENVREERTGNYIFYIGTLEGYPVIVTKTSKGMENTAAATAIAIERFKPAAIINQGTSGGHDKSLNVGDIVLGKRTFNAGNFKTLTKNEKEGSNPFEWLPMDVMASEGSAGEGTDAEKVRYYEGNPMLLKAANAVKSQYKRGKVVEGTVASANFWNNEIDRINWLHEEFGSSVEEMEAASAALICEAYKVPFLTVRVLSNNKTNGGKYDPSTAKDCQDYVEKIVKEYIKMLEK, from the coding sequence ATGAAAAATTTATTCAAAAAAGTTTTATTGTTGATGGTGCTTTCAGCTTCAGCAGTTTATGCACAGGTTAAAAGTGTAACTGTACCATCACATTCAGTACCAAAGCAGCCTATAATAATTCAAGGACCTATGCCTATTGAAGCTCAAAATTTAGCTGCAAGACTTGAAAATGTAAGAGAGGAAAGAACAGGAAACTATATTTTCTACATAGGAACATTAGAAGGATATCCTGTAATTGTTACTAAAACAAGCAAGGGAATGGAAAATACTGCTGCTGCAACTGCTATTGCAATAGAAAGATTCAAGCCAGCAGCTATAATAAATCAGGGAACTTCTGGAGGACATGACAAGTCTTTAAATGTTGGAGATATTGTTCTAGGAAAGAGAACATTCAATGCTGGAAACTTTAAAACTCTAACTAAAAATGAAAAAGAGGGAAGCAATCCTTTTGAATGGCTGCCTATGGATGTAATGGCTTCTGAAGGAAGTGCTGGAGAAGGTACAGATGCAGAAAAAGTTCGTTATTACGAAGGAAATCCTATGCTTTTAAAAGCTGCAAATGCAGTAAAAAGTCAATATAAAAGAGGAAAAGTTGTAGAAGGGACTGTGGCTTCAGCTAACTTCTGGAATAATGAAATTGACAGAATAAACTGGCTTCATGAAGAGTTTGGATCAAGTGTGGAAGAAATGGAAGCTGCCAGTGCTGCTTTGATTTGTGAAGCATACAAGGTACCATTCCTTACAGTTAGAGTTTTATCAAATAATAAAACAAATGGTGGAAAATATGATCCTAGCACAGCAAAAGATTGTCAGGATTATGTAGAAAAAATAGTTAAAGAATATATAAAAATGCTTGAAAAATAA
- a CDS encoding MBL fold metallo-hydrolase, giving the protein MYELIQVGKNTYYIESPAKIGLYRVNENDVYLIDSGNDKNAGRKVRQILEKNNWNLKAIVNTHSNADHIGGNCYLQQQTGCQIFSNGIETAFTKHPILETSFLYGGYPPRDLRHKFLMANESDALDISDTNFPKELEVIHLPGHFFHMIGLRTPDNVVFLADCISSKAVLEKYQITFIYDVAAFLDTLDLIENMEADIYIPAHTEVMTDIKELVSLNRKKVFEVADKLLEFCAEPTNFESILQKVFNEYGLTMNFEQYVLVGSTVRSFLSWLRDNNKADVIFENNMLLWKTI; this is encoded by the coding sequence ATGTATGAATTGATACAAGTGGGAAAGAATACTTATTATATAGAATCTCCAGCAAAAATTGGACTTTACAGAGTCAATGAAAATGATGTATATCTCATAGACAGTGGAAATGATAAAAATGCTGGAAGAAAAGTCAGACAGATACTTGAAAAAAACAACTGGAATCTTAAAGCTATAGTCAATACACATTCTAATGCTGATCATATTGGTGGAAACTGTTATCTTCAACAGCAGACTGGATGCCAGATATTTTCCAATGGAATAGAAACTGCTTTTACTAAACATCCTATTCTTGAGACTTCTTTTCTCTATGGAGGGTATCCTCCTAGAGATCTTCGTCATAAATTTCTTATGGCTAATGAAAGTGATGCTCTTGATATAAGTGATACGAATTTCCCAAAAGAGTTAGAAGTAATTCACCTTCCGGGACATTTTTTTCATATGATAGGATTGCGTACTCCAGATAATGTAGTATTTCTTGCTGACTGTATCAGCAGTAAAGCTGTACTTGAAAAATATCAGATAACTTTTATTTATGATGTTGCTGCTTTTTTAGATACTCTTGATCTTATAGAAAATATGGAAGCTGATATCTACATTCCAGCTCATACAGAAGTTATGACTGATATAAAAGAGCTTGTATCGCTGAATAGAAAAAAGGTCTTTGAAGTAGCTGATAAGTTATTGGAATTTTGTGCTGAACCTACAAATTTTGAATCTATCCTGCAAAAAGTATTTAACGAGTATGGACTTACAATGAACTTTGAGCAGTATGTCCTAGTTGGAAGTACAGTTCGTTCTTTTCTTTCGTGGCTAAGAGATAACAATAAAGCTGATGTTATTTTTGAAAATAATATGCTTTTATGGAAAACCATTTAA
- a CDS encoding acyl-CoA dehydrogenase family protein, translating into MDFRIDKEHEDFILKVREFTEKYVKPAAAEVDRKAEAPMENLKRMGAEGLMGIPFDKKYGGAGLDTKAYISAVEELSKGCASTGVIMSAHTSLCAWPIYQYGNEMQKEKYLVPLAKGEKLGAFGWTESQAGTRVTAVLDGDKYILNGKKVLITNALEAEIFVVFAKTDMEKTENNLSGFIVEKGAKGFTIGEPEDKMGVRGSSTCELIFENCIVPKENLLRKEGTGFKIAMCTLNGGRIGVAAQAVGLAQGALDEAIKYVKEREVNGKKVSQFQHTQFLLADLQTRIDAVRLLTYRAADTKDSEGEYAHMASMAKFLASKVALKVTEKAVQLFGGNGYLKKYPVERMLRDAKVTEIYEGTSEVQKIVIANWMGIK; encoded by the coding sequence ATGGATTTCAGAATTGACAAAGAACATGAGGATTTTATTTTAAAAGTAAGAGAGTTTACAGAAAAATATGTAAAACCAGCAGCAGCAGAGGTAGATAGAAAAGCAGAAGCCCCAATGGAGAATTTAAAAAGAATGGGTGCTGAAGGATTGATGGGAATCCCTTTTGATAAGAAATATGGAGGAGCTGGACTTGATACAAAAGCATATATATCAGCTGTAGAAGAACTTTCAAAAGGTTGTGCTTCAACTGGGGTAATTATGTCAGCTCATACTTCACTATGTGCATGGCCCATATATCAATATGGAAATGAAATGCAGAAAGAAAAATATCTGGTACCTTTAGCAAAAGGTGAAAAGCTAGGAGCATTTGGATGGACAGAATCTCAGGCAGGAACAAGAGTGACAGCAGTATTAGATGGAGATAAGTACATACTTAATGGAAAAAAGGTCCTTATAACTAATGCACTTGAAGCAGAAATATTTGTAGTATTTGCTAAAACAGATATGGAAAAAACTGAAAATAATTTGTCAGGATTCATAGTAGAAAAAGGAGCAAAGGGATTTACAATAGGAGAACCAGAAGATAAAATGGGAGTAAGAGGTTCATCTACATGTGAGCTTATTTTCGAAAACTGTATAGTTCCTAAAGAAAACCTACTGAGAAAAGAGGGAACTGGATTCAAAATTGCTATGTGTACACTGAATGGTGGAAGAATAGGTGTAGCAGCTCAAGCAGTGGGACTGGCTCAGGGAGCATTAGATGAAGCAATAAAATATGTAAAAGAAAGAGAAGTCAATGGGAAAAAAGTATCTCAATTTCAACATACACAATTTTTGTTAGCTGATTTACAAACAAGAATAGATGCAGTGAGACTTTTGACATATAGAGCTGCTGATACAAAAGACAGTGAAGGAGAGTATGCTCATATGGCATCAATGGCAAAATTCCTTGCTTCAAAAGTTGCATTAAAAGTTACAGAAAAGGCAGTACAGCTCTTTGGAGGAAATGGATATTTGAAAAAATACCCTGTTGAAAGAATGTTGAGAGATGCCAAAGTCACAGAAATATATGAAGGAACTTCAGAAGTTCAAAAAATAGTTATAGCAAATTGGATGGGAATTAAATAA